The genomic stretch ttctagttgaagcatcTAGGGACTTCTATTGAGGATTTCCTCTATGATTGTGCAAGCTAGGGGCTTGTATGGGGAAGATGACAAAGTGTAGGGACccaaaattggggttttgtaATTATGAGGTCAaagcttgggtttgatctcattctaaCGTAATTgataggtcaacgaacgcgttagtgcgctcggttcggcgatacgacgagcgtgcgtgaagatattgaagaaataAGCTAGATTGCTGCAGTTCGTTGCAGTTTGCGGCGTAGAAGGCTAAAGAAATTCCAAGAAATTGTATTCCGGCATCCTTGTAATactaaaaggtggggggtgctgtccggaaacaccggatctctttctatgtctatatCACTTTATTCGAGCATATTGATATTGGAGCATTCTTGCATATAGGGTAGTGGGATTATGTTCTTGGTTGAAATGCATTTAGATGCTTAAAGAATATGTGAAATGGTAATGAACCAAGTGAACCATACATGAAACGAACCCTATGTGCATGTGAATGTGTAAtagactatgacaatagtaacaaatgtgacattgactatagtgacTCGATTGGCATCGAAAAgtgaatagttaaacaaggtttaacccagAATGATATTATGAGATATTGTGgcatgagacaggtttggccatacttcctcaaattgaggatgggatcatactcacatgtattggttccggcttgagaGAGGTTGCTACTCCTCAAGCGGTATACTCcgaagtgtagacaccacgggtggGAGTGCCCGGCGAAAATCCCTCGGGCGACAGTGCCATCTGCCTTCCCCGGTAGATGGGATCGATCCCTCAGGGGcattttaaaaatactaatcCCGGTAGATGGGACATGTGAGATGTGAGTTTGGATGAACTTGATGAACCCTGGAAAGATTGGGCAAAGGCCAAGTAAAATGAgaaatgaatatgcatgcatcagattcatgtatttgattatctatctatctgttgacagtTGTTTTgtaggcattgtattagtaattGCATTAGATGGTCCGGTATCTATCTTTATtaaaatacatatgcctgaaatagacctagtgggtgaatCGGCgcggtcggtggccgaacccactgggaacttcgttttAGTTCTCATTATCACTAACCCTGCAAATCCGTGCGCAagtggggcggcggaggatcgaggcaagggtattgtACCGTAGCTAGCGGCCCTCGGACTATAGGCATACCCTTTGtacattcaacttttgtatgttaaaCTAATAATGTAAAATGATGTAAACCttatattttggttaaaggctaatgtgatgtaaatggaTGGATAGagtgaatgtaaatgtaatagattacttgtatttgattaaaatgtaatcaaatgacacgTATGTGTAtgaatgtttagttagtttcgatgctttcacgtATGAATTGGTTGTTGTTTGCTTCCGTACAaatcttgtataattgcattcatttGTATTAaattgcttgtattatacatgttgttggagccttgggcggacaggggaggtgctgtccgttcggcgtctgttcgcgtgcccgaaccggccaaattggtGGTCCCCGGGCGTGACAAACTGTCCATTGTTTTATGGGTGAAAGGCTGTACTTCAGTGCAATAAAGTACCCAAGGCTTCCTGTGGGCTTCTCCAAGAATGCAAGATGAACCTCGAGTCTCAATCTAATACTATCGAGGTAGGCACTCCATATAACCTTACTATCTCATTCGTATACAACTGTGCAAGTCGCTCCTAGGACCATAGTTTACACAGGTAGGAAGTGAGCAAACTTCATCAATTTGTCCACTGTCACCACACTACATATCCGGCCTGGACTCAAGGTAATCAAACGACGGAATCCATCTTGATCTGGTCTCATTTCACTCAAGGTTTGGAAGATTCTGAAGCTAGCTTGTTAGTAAGTACACAATGCTCAACCTTTAtttgttgacaagtcagacgcCGAGATacaattttttacaatttttttgtattattatttgaaaccatactacttatccaaattttgtAGTTCAAGCTAATATACATGATAACGTCTGCCCCTTAACATCATATCAAAACATCATTCACACCTCCATTACAATCTAATATCTTTTGATTCGAtccatgcatcaacatgaagtATCTAATTCTTATCtgtgtaataataatattatatagtatgatctttttttttttaaacctcctctcaagttttaaaataaatttaatttgggctAAAAGATCTTGGAGGTTGGGGTTTCCACTCCTAGGTTGGCATTCTTTCGGGGATTTAATCCCCGACCTCCCTAGGGTTGGGTTCTTTTGATGTGTGCAAGGATTGGATAAAAGGGCGTTGTAGAGGCCCGCAGGTCAAGtccagagaaaagaaaaaaagattaaataattataCTTGCATAATTTGGCACAATAAAGCAAATTTTCTACAATTCCGAGCATAAGATTCTCAACGAACGAAGTTCATTTAGCTGctgatttttaatataattaattttgctaaaaatttagCAGCCGagtaaattttactattcaatatgccaaataattatgttaaatcAGCAATTGGATCAATCTATGCATAGAAAATTCTATGCACGGAATTGTACCCCTTTAGCACACATAGGTGAAAGAAACACACTTTATTTCATACCCCACCTAGCAATGGGGATAGGTGAAAGAAACACACACTTTATTTCACGCCCCACCTAGTAGTAATGGGGACTTGTTAATTATCAGACCGTTTTTCCCGATAACAACGCATGGAATTCATTCAAATAGATACACTATTCGGAATTCCCTTCGCCGTGATTCCGGCCTCACTGGTCCGATAAAGCAGTGTGTAGGGCATCTTCACCGGGCCGTTCCGGTTCTTCAGGCTTGGATCGCGGTTTCGCTTGACGATGTCTGCCTCGATCTGCGCCAGCGCCGCATTGAATCGCTCGAATGCCCGCAGTGCGCTCTGGTCGGTCGTCCATTCTGGCGTGTCGCGCTGGCCTAAGTACTTCTCGTCAGACGTGTGCGTCGACAGAATCTCGATTAGCGACAAGACGAGAATCGTCTGCAGCATGCCGGTGGTAGTCCGTACGAACGCCTTATCTGGATTTGTCTTCAGCTCATCGTACTCCACTGTCCCTGGCGCCGGCATGAAGCGCCGGCTGATAGTGGGACCATTCGGCATGTATCCTGCGTAAGGGTACTGCCCAAAGTTGACGGCCGCGTGGAGGGCGGATGCGACCCAGATGATGGTCGTGCATGCGTGGGTCAGTTCTGAGACCGCCTGCATCTCGGGCCACCAAGGCTCATCCTTCTTGTCGCCGTGCCCGACCTCACGCACTTCCTTCCACCACGCCTGCAGCTCGGCGTCCGCTTGGACCGCCGCATCGCTCGGGTAGTAAATGGAGCAATAGTCGGACACCCAAGTCTCGATCGCGTGCCAAATTGCGAGTCCGTCGACAGCATATGGATAGTCCTTGATCAGTAGTTGCTGCTTGTCGGGGTGCTCGCCGTCGCCGACCAGAATTCCTCTgtggaaaataataataatagtcgTATTTAACTTATTCGCTGATGACTAGCATAATTAGGAAGATCTAGCCAGCAACAGCGCAActgttaattaaattttgtcaACTGGTGTTACCTCTTGATGAGATCGGCAGGGAGAGCTTCCTCCATGAAGTTCCAGCTTTTGTAGACATAAGAAGACATCTCCATTGAGTACCGTGCGGGGAAGACGGTCAGCTCGAGGATTCCTCCAGCATTGATGAGAGTCTGGCGGGCCAAGGCATTGATATTCATCGTGTCGCGATAGTGCGGGCTTAGGAGCTTGTTGATTGGGTGAAGCGCGCTTAGTTGTCGGTTCGTCGCAATAACAAACGGTTCCATCGTCGCATGGGTGTTCAACCTGCAATACAAACTAAGGACTTAAGTACCTAGATTATGATGGTGGTTAAATGATCAGAACAAGAGAGCAGAGCATCAACCAGTGGCTAATGATCTGGTGGACGCCGGAGTCATTTACTGCGACATAGGCTTTAGCGAGCTGCCAAATGGCTCCTTCAATGCCATTTTCTGATGGTGTGTACACATCACTGACGGCACCGTGTTGTTCCCCGTCTGGGCTGGGCAAGCTGAGCTCAATCGCTAATGGCTTGAGAGTCGAGTCCTCTTTTAGAAACAACAGCGTTCTTGAGGCGTAAATCTTATTTCCCGTAGAATTAATGCGATTCACATAAGGAATTAGTGTATCATGGTGATCCAAGATGAATAATCTGTTATCCTTCAATGCCTACAgaaaaaaatgtttaatttgTTCTGTTCTAGTGCTCACATTTAAATATCCAAAAAAGTGATAGCATTATGTTTCGTTTATATACGCATATGGAAATAGACCTGATCTATTGTCAATCC from Ananas comosus cultivar F153 unplaced genomic scaffold, ASM154086v1, whole genome shotgun sequence encodes the following:
- the LOC109705821 gene encoding probable linoleate 9S-lipoxygenase 5 gives rise to the protein MHVCACADNGDRGVVGQAAYLENYISLLPSLAAGESKYNVTFQWDAKTGIPGAVIVKNHHTSQFYLKTLTIDDFPGKGRIVFVCNSWVYPADKYNYDRVFFANNTYFRANTPAPLLPYRDDELYHLKGDNVTGQLQEWDRVYNYAYYNDLGNPDWSPALARPVLGGSAEYPYPRRGKTGRPPTKTDPNSESRLPSLSLDIYVPRDERFGHLKMADFLTLAVKAVAQSILPLLESISNATPFEFNSFDDVLKLYEGGIPVPNIPLFDELRQKIPFEMLKELLRTEGNQRLLKLPKPQVIQADEWAWRTDEEFTREMLAGVNPLIIKRLDVFPPVSKLDPTKYGNQNSTITSAHIQSNLDGLTIDQALKDNRLFILDHHDTLIPYVNRINSTGNKIYASRTLLFLKEDSTLKPLAIELSLPSPDGEQHGAVSDVYTPSENGIEGAIWQLAKAYVAVNDSGVHQIISHWLNTHATMEPFVIATNRQLSALHPINKLLSPHYRDTMNINALARQTLINAGGILELTVFPARYSMEMSSYVYKSWNFMEEALPADLIKRGILVGDGEHPDKQQLLIKDYPYAVDGLAIWHAIETWVSDYCSIYYPSDAAVQADAELQAWWKEVREVGHGDKKDEPWWPEMQAVSELTHACTTIIWVASALHAAVNFGQYPYAGYMPNGPTISRRFMPAPGTVEYDELKTNPDKAFVRTTTGMLQTILVLSLIEILSTHTSDEKYLGQRDTPEWTTDQSALRAFERFNAALAQIEADIVKRNRDPSLKNRNGPVKMPYTLLYRTSEAGITAKGIPNSVSI